The window GAAGGCTCTCGCTTTCGAAGCACCGAAGTATCGATCGTGTACAGGCATTGCATCGAACGCACAACTGTACGCAGCTAAACCTTCACATCGAAAGGGTTTTGAAGAAGTATACGAACGTTTGTAATGCGGCGGAATTGTTGGGATTAGCTATGCTATCTTGCGAGCGGCCAGCATCTCGAAGCGCCGGTCATGGGCGCGTCTCCCAGTCATCTTGAGCTGCGGGCGATTGTTAGGCCGGCATTCTCGAGCCTATCCAAAATCCTATCAACAACCGCCCGCGGATCGCGCTGATCCTCTAGGCTCACGCAGGCCAAAGTAGCAGAGATGATCGCGTGTGCAGTTCTGCGCTGGAGGCGATCGTACTCGGCATACTCACCGCAAGAGTTGCAGGTGATCACCGGTCGGCCAGTCCAAGGATCGTGCAGTACAACCTCGTACCAATTGTCTGCGTGACATTTTGGACAGAGCATCAATGGTGACTCCCCTCAGAGTTCCCGCGGTACGTTGTCTGTAGCGCACCTGCACCTGAACATGGTGGGGCGGCTCAATTTATCGTTCGACATGGAGCCGGCCGCCCAGAGTACCGGAGCCCTCAGTCTACCTGATGGCAATGGCATCCTGCAGAGGATCGAGATCGCACGCGATCCGTATGGTCGCACGCCGCCGGGCTGCCGAAGATCTCACGAGCACGGGCGCTCCGCACGAAACTGTCGCAGATCATTCTCCTGCGCCGCTGCAGGTGCCACCCCAAATCCGTTTCGCTGAACGACGTTGCGAGCCGCTGCGCACTACGATCGCCCGGGTTGCAAGGTAGTTTGTTGCGGCGCTTGCTCGAGTGATCCAGCCTTGCATTGTGGTCCTTTGGAGGGGGCGCCCAAGGCCCTGTTGTTGTTGTAAGACGCTGGGCGAAGACATGTGACCTGCTCCAACAACCGATCGTTGGCGCAGAAGTGCTTGCAGTCGGGCTCCTCGAGGTTTCGATTCGCACATCGAGAAGGCGCTGGTAATTGTCCTGGGCCCTCGACCTTCCTGGATTGCTCAAAAAGCTGTCGGGCAGCTCGTGATCGAGTAGCTTTCGTACGATGGCCAATCGTTCCAAGCCGAAAACCTCTGGATGGGAGGATGCGTCCCAAACGCTATGGCCGCTTGTATGCCTACAGCTGCCGCGTTTCAGCGCCAGTAGGCTATTTGCAGGTTCGCGGGGTTGATCACGACCAGCTAAGTTGAGTCTAGGCGCCAATTGTCATTCCTCTCTGAGTTGCGAGGGGCCGACCTCCTGAAGTCTACGCCGCCGAGAGCAGCATCTTGAATTGGGCGAATCGCCTGGATCGGTGCTCCTGTGCTTGCGGTACCTTGCAGTGGTTCGCCGACGTGACCCCATTGCGCCGATTGGAGGCGTCGCGGGCGGATCCGAGCTGGTCACATACTACGAATTTTGTCGTCCTGAAGCTGTTGTACGGCCAGCCAAGGTCGCCAGCGGCATGAAGATCTTACAACCTCACCCTACGTACGATTCAAGCCCTTATGTCGGGAGTCGTGCAGTTCACGCAGGATCGGATGCGAACCCAGCAGAGAAGCCCAATGTCCCCGATCATGCTCCGTTAGCGTGAGGTTTCCAAGCGGCGTTCTCAACCCAGAAGGAGACCGCAGTGAAGCTTGCTCGCCGCGCTTGCATCCGTTTGTAAGCAGCTTGTCTGATCTCAGACAATGCGAGTCGCAGATAACCGCAAACAGGGTTGCATTGCGAAAGCAGCCTACGGGATCTTACGGAGGGCATCTGTCGCATTTTCTTGATCTAGAAAATGCATGTTGCTCTGCATGAAGCAGAAGAAGCCATTCTCCGACGCCAAACACTGGCGAGGCCGCGCGGAAGCGACGCGAACAAAAGCGGAGTCGCTCGAGGACGATGCGTCCAGATGCCGGCTTTTCAAGATCGCGAAAGAATATGATAAGCTGGCTCGCCTCGCGGAGGAGCGGCAAAGAAATGAGGTTGACGAACAGTTCTGATTGCGACCGGAGCTGACGGTTGCATCGAAGGTCCAGGCCTTGCGACCGCGGCGCCGAAGCCTCTCCACAACGTCGGCTCTGGGCTGAACTGCGAAAATCTCTCGCGACAGGGGGAATGAACGAGGCTGCTCGAGTCTGCGGTCTGCGCGTCCGAGCCGCTGACCCTGAATCCATCGTGAAGCGGGCCTAGCCGGCCACATAGATGACGCATTGCCGGTGTCTCAGGCGGCAACCCGGCTAACCGCCACACATGAGAAGAGACCAGATGCAAGCCCACAGTCAGATCGTCGCAAAGCGAATTTACAAGCCTCTCGCTCGACGAACTGGCGACAATCTGTGGTCGCTTTGGATCACGAGCTGAAGTCAGCGAGGTATCTTTGCGTGACAACGTAGCCGGGTCGCCGGATCATACCACGCAAAATTGCCCTCCGCCGCCATTTTGGCTGTGAGGCATTTTAGTCGGTTCCTGGCACCTTGCGCCAAGCACGGTTAGCTCAAGCCGTAACGTGGCGCCGAAGAAGTGAGCACAAGCTGGCTTCTGGCGCGGCGTGCGAAGGCAAACGTCGTAAATGTCTGCGCGCATTGCCTGCACGAGGCGAGTTCGCAGCCAAGGCGCGCATGACGAGAACATCGACTGACAATTAGATGTCGAAAGACCTCTTGGGTAGACGATTCCAGACAGAAGCGATGTTCTGATTGAGATAAATTCAGTGCAGATGCTCAGGACCGCCGATGGCTGGGTGGCAACCGTCCGCTCCATGAGTCGCGCGACACGCGCGGTGCCGGATTCGAGTCTATCGCGCAAAAGAAGGAGGACGCGTGAGGAAGCAAATTGTAGAAAGGCTCGAGGCGGGACGCGTCCGCGATGGCCGATTCGCCACTGCACCGGGATCTGGTCCTTCCGGTGTCTTCTTTGTGCAGGGGCCTTGTGGCTGTGAACTCGAGATCATCGGCTTCGTCCGCCCAGGATGGGAGCATGTCTCTGTGTCGACGCCACGGCGTTCGCCAAACTGGGAGGAGATGTGCCTCGTCAAGGATCTGTGTTGGGATGAAGAGGAATGCGTGATGCAGCTGCATCCTCCTCATTCACAGTATGTCAACAATAGCCGCTATTGCCTGCATCTCTGGAGACCGATCAGCCAGGTCATTCCGACGCCTCCGGCAGCCTTCGTGGGCATCGTCGGGCTCGGGCCGTCTGAGGCGGCAATTCTGTTTGCACAGATCAGCGCGATGTAGCGGACCTCGCCGCTTCGGTGTTAATTCGCGCCGCGGGATGGTACTCTGCTGTTCCGCAGATCATCCCAGAGTGCGACGGAGTTGCTCACCACAATGGCATGGGCGCCCTCTTGATGGAGCCTGGGTGACCTATAATAGTGCGCAGGATCGCGAATGGGCGTTGGGCTACCACTCTGCGTCCCAGCGCCCAACCCGCTGCGCTTCCGAAGGCGGCGAGAGGCAGCACTCGCAGATGCGGTTAATCGTGAGACTGCGCGCTTGGCTGGTCGAGCTTTGAGAACAGAAGCTTGGCGATCGACGCAAAGTCGACTTGGGAGTGCCGAACACTCCTCGGCAATGGAGGGAGAGCGACCTTGCAGTTGCCGACATCCGCGCGTCGGACCGGCGCGGTGATCGCGTGCGGCTTAATCCGACGATGCTGCTGACGCCCATTCGATGTTCCGGATTACCTCCGTTGCTTCACCGGTACTAGCGGACGGATCAAAAGATGCCGGCACGTGGGCCCTGAACACTGCGCAGTGCGGCCAACACACACGCTGTCCTAATCGAATGCTGCTCGCGCAAGTGCATCAGGACCGGAAGGTGGTGGACGCGTTTGTCCGCGGCCTGGAGGGCGTCGTGTATGTTGCCCATCACTGGCCTGCATCGCGGCCGGTTTGCACGTATCTGTGACGGCGCGGAGGGGCCGGCCTTGCAGGTAGTGTGCAGGAGCCTGGGCTTGACGGAGCCATGTTTCATCAATTCCAAATTTATGAGATTGTCTTGGCGGCGCCGACGACGGTGGCTGTTTTGGTCCTTGCCGGCGAAGGTTCACAGATTATGGCCGGTTCATCAAGCTGCCGATCCAGTGCACGCTACGAGGTTTTTCTGCTGCCGCGCGCGGCATTCGCGAAAGCTGCGTGGGGCTCGCGTCGGATCATAAGCAGATTGCGACACAGCAGCGGTCTCGAGGCGAATGATATCTCGGTCGGGCCATGCCCAACCAGTTCTGTAGATCCGTTCTCCGGCGTCCAAAGGCACCGGACGAAGCGGTCGCACCCCAAGCGCTGTCAAATCACTCCGCCGAAGCGGCGCCCTTGGGTGTCTTACGCCGCCGTTGCGCCAGCGAGACGAATGAACATGCTCGCGCTGACACCTGTCCTGACAACTCGGACCCATCAAGAAGATCCACTATCGACGCTCGCGTCCGTGGTGTCCCGGTAGGTTTTGACAGGCAAGACGTATGGATGGCGAGTGCTCAGAACCATCGCGCAAAACCAGATCTTGAAAGATATTGCTTGCTGATCGCGCAATCATTGGAAGTTTGTGCTTTCCAGCTTCTCAGTGACGCGCTTTCTATCTCCCTATTGACAGACACCCCTTGCTCTTCCAAGGGAAAGGCCGATTTTCATGGACATGCGGGCCGGATCAGATCGAGCATGAGTCACATTTCGCACCTGTCTGTTGAACGCGTCACGATTCCAGTTCTGCAACGATGCAAGGAGGAAAGGCGCGCCATCGTGATGACCACCGCTTACGATGCGGTAACAGCGCGCATCGCTGATCCCGTCGTTGACGTCATTCTCGTTGGCGACAGCGTCGGCAACGTATGCCTTGGGTTTGACGACACTTTGCCGGTCAGCATGGCGATGATGAATCACCACTTGGAGGCGGTCGCGCGAACAAAGCCTCGCGCGTTGCTGGTCGCGGACATGCCGTTCCTCAGCTTTCATCTCAGTCCTGGCGAGACGATACGCAATGCTGGAGGTTTCCTGCAGCGTGGTGCAGACGCCGTCAAGCTCGAGGGAGGTGTGAAGCGTGCCCAAATGATTCGAGCTTTGGTGAATTGCGAAATTCCCGTGATGGGCCATCTTGGTCTCACCCCACAAAGCGTCAATGCGATGGGTGGATTCAAGGTACAGGGTCGAAACGCGGACGACGCCCTACGTCTGCTGGACGATGCGCACCATCTGCAGGAGGCCGGATGCTTCGCTCTTGTCCTTGAAGGCATCCCTGCCGAGCTCGCTGCCCGAGCGACGGAATCTCTGACCATACCAACGATCGGGATCGGAGCGGGCCCAAATTGCTCGGGCCAAGTGTTGGTTTTTCACGACGTGTTGGGGCTCGCAGGAGGTCATCATCCCAAATTCGTGCGTGTCTATGTAGAGGGCTGCCAGCTATTGCAGGACGGGCTGTCGCGCTGGGCTGCTGACGTCCGTAGCGGAGCATTCCCTGCGCCGAACGAATCATACCGGCTTCCGGACAGCCTGCGCGACCCGATCGCAAACTGGACGCCCTCCGAGGTAAGTGCAAAGTCCAACATCCTATAGCAAGTACGCTCGAATCTTCGTGATAATCGAGCCGGGCTCGCAGCGGGTATTTCTTGCCTGCACAAGCTCATCTAGCGGGCAAAAGCGCGCGAGTGTGCTGGCTCGAAGCGAACTGGACCAGGTCCGATATTCCCCGGTCGAGCATCTTGCTCAGCTGGTGCAGTTCGGATCAACTGAGGATTTCGGCATGTACCCGCATTATTTTTCAGCGCATGAAAAACTGCCAGCGAAGGCGGCGTCACTGGCAGCTCTGCGGCACTTTCACACGGGATTTATCGGGCTGACATGGCAGTTTCGTAACGTCGCGACTCGCAATCCGTTCGAGACCGTGCAGCCAGCTGTTGCATGGAGTGGACAAGAAAGTTCAACCAGTCGGCTCTGATGCGCTGCATGGTCGTGAACCTCAATCGTTGAGATCGTTACGATGCCAAGCGTGAGAGAATCGGACGGGCTCGCGATGAGCAGTCGCAATCTCGGGGAGGGCAACGCCGCCGAGCTGTAGTCGTCAGCCGCGACTTGTTCGTTGCCAAAGAGGCATGTCACTCCGGCGAGCGGCAGGCTGGAACTGTTCTTTGGCTTGCCATGAGCTGAGCGCCGTCAGTCGGATGCAGTGTCGTGATTTTCTCGATGCTGGCACACACAGAGCTGCATAGTTCCGGTAGTCTCCGCGGCGGCGGTGTGGACTGCCGGCCTACGCTGGCGCGACAGAGCTTCCGGAGGACGCGACACTACCAGTCACCACTCAATACGGCCCCAAGAACCATCTCGCTGGATATGATTGGGTTCGGTTCGACGGCCGGTTTCGATTGAAGCCTGGCGAGCGACGCGACTCTCAAGGCGGTCGATCTTACTGCAGCGAGCCCAGTACGATGCCGTCGCCGGCGGCACATACCCCCAGCAATCCGCGCTTGATCTACACGGTACAGAGCGACCAGGAGCTACGCGAAGGTCAGCTGCTGCTGCAAGGCATTCTTGTCTGACTTCGAATGATATCCGCGTAGCGGAGAGCGATGTTCTACTAAGAAAAACGCGCCTTGACGCCAGGCGTCCCGAGTAGTCGCGTCCAGGTTCGAAGGCTATTGCGGAGGCGGCACAAGTCAATGCTGCTATCGCAACGCCATGCCATGTTCGCAACGGAATGCATGGCTAGTTCATTGCAGGTTTAGCCTGCGAAAGACCTGAACGCGCCGGCGTTCCAAGGACAAGCTGAGACAGATATGGAACCGTTCCAACAATCGAGCGGACCGTTAGTGCGAACACAACAATGCAGGCTCCGAGCGTACCGGCGACGGCAAAACGGGTCGTGAGATTCCAACCGTCTCCGAACTGCATGAAATCCATGAGACGGAAAACGGTACCCTGGACCAGGTAGAGCAGAAGCGTGCTCTGGCCCAACTCCACAGCGATAAAGCGGCCCGCTCGGTTTGA of the Bradyrhizobium sp. WSM1417 genome contains:
- a CDS encoding pantoate--beta-alanine ligase — its product is MVEIVTMPSVRESDGLAMSSRNLGEGNAAEL
- the panB gene encoding 3-methyl-2-oxobutanoate hydroxymethyltransferase, with protein sequence MSHISHLSVERVTIPVLQRCKEERRAIVMTTAYDAVTARIADPVVDVILVGDSVGNVCLGFDDTLPVSMAMMNHHLEAVARTKPRALLVADMPFLSFHLSPGETIRNAGGFLQRGADAVKLEGGVKRAQMIRALVNCEIPVMGHLGLTPQSVNAMGGFKVQGRNADDALRLLDDAHHLQEAGCFALVLEGIPAELAARATESLTIPTIGIGAGPNCSGQVLVFHDVLGLAGGHHPKFVRVYVEGCQLLQDGLSRWAADVRSGAFPAPNESYRLPDSLRDPIANWTPSEVSAKSNIL